The following are from one region of the Halarcobacter sp. genome:
- a CDS encoding Sir2 family NAD-dependent protein deacetylase, whose amino-acid sequence MDKKIVIFSGAGLSASSGISTFRDKDGLWEEHDINEICSAGCLDWNYENTISFYNKRREDIKDKFPNNAHKMISRLKAKYPNKIEVITQNVDDLLEKADCKDVLHLHGFLQELRCMNCDDIINIKYEAQDRSNSICTKCGSKMRPNIVFFGEAAPKYQSMYKILNNCYLLVVIGTSGNVIDVNYLSQYANKAILNNLEPSSMIYEECFDKIYYEDANTAYKKIEEDIEEYINN is encoded by the coding sequence ATGGATAAAAAAATAGTCATTTTCAGTGGGGCAGGACTTAGTGCAAGTAGTGGCATCTCTACATTTAGAGATAAAGATGGCTTATGGGAAGAGCATGATATAAATGAGATATGTAGTGCAGGGTGCTTAGACTGGAATTATGAGAATACAATCAGTTTTTACAATAAAAGAAGAGAAGATATAAAAGATAAATTTCCAAATAATGCACACAAAATGATTTCAAGATTAAAAGCTAAATATCCTAATAAAATAGAAGTGATTACTCAAAATGTAGATGATTTGTTAGAAAAAGCAGATTGTAAAGATGTATTACATCTTCATGGTTTTCTTCAAGAACTAAGATGTATGAATTGTGATGATATAATAAATATAAAATATGAAGCACAAGATAGAAGTAATTCTATATGTACTAAATGTGGCTCAAAAATGAGACCAAATATAGTTTTTTTTGGTGAAGCTGCACCAAAATATCAAAGTATGTATAAAATTTTGAATAACTGTTATTTGTTGGTAGTTATTGGTACAAGTGGAAATGTGATAGATGTAAATTATCTGTCACAATATGCAAACAAAGCTATACTAAACAATCTTGAGCCAAGTTCCATGATATACGAAGAGTGCTTTGATAAAATATATTATGAAGATGCAAATACAGCATATAAAAAAATAGAAGAAGATATTGAGGAATATATAAATAACTAA